One genomic region from Anabaena sp. PCC 7108 encodes:
- a CDS encoding phytochelatin synthase family protein, translating into MKHINNLKISIQTLIIGLSLAAGNVIAQTLPLASNLIGFDTTEGETLLISSKSKNDFFPLSMQFVTQDNLAYCGVASIVMVLNSLKIPAPETPEYRQFKVFTQDNFFNNPKTQQVITKEKVARSGMSLQQLGRLLASYDGVKIKVYHAGNSSLQEFRKLAAENLKQPGNFVLVNYLRKEIGQERGGHISPLAAYNEATDRFLILDVSRYKYPPVWVKSADLYKAMNTGDSSSGKTRGFVFVSKK; encoded by the coding sequence ATGAAACATATAAATAATCTCAAAATCTCCATCCAAACTTTAATTATAGGTTTGTCCCTAGCTGCGGGAAATGTTATTGCTCAAACATTACCTCTGGCATCTAATTTAATTGGTTTTGATACTACTGAAGGCGAAACATTATTAATTAGTAGTAAATCAAAAAATGATTTTTTTCCTTTAAGTATGCAGTTTGTCACTCAAGATAATCTTGCTTATTGTGGAGTTGCCAGTATTGTCATGGTTTTAAATAGTTTAAAAATTCCTGCACCGGAAACACCAGAGTATAGACAATTTAAAGTATTTACTCAAGATAACTTTTTTAATAATCCAAAAACTCAACAAGTAATAACAAAAGAAAAAGTTGCTCGTAGTGGCATGAGTTTACAACAGTTAGGACGATTATTAGCAAGTTATGATGGTGTAAAAATCAAAGTTTATCATGCAGGTAACAGTAGTTTACAGGAGTTTAGAAAACTAGCAGCAGAGAATTTAAAGCAACCAGGTAATTTTGTTTTAGTCAACTATTTACGTAAAGAAATAGGACAGGAAAGAGGCGGACATATTTCACCTTTAGCTGCATATAATGAAGCAACAGATAGATTTTTGATTCTCGATGTTTCCCGTTATAAATATCCACCTGTCTGGGTGAAGTCTGCTGATTTATATAAAGCGATGAACACAGGTGATTCAAGTTCTGGGAAGACGCGGGGGTTTGTGTTTGTGAGTAAGAAATAA
- a CDS encoding bifunctional orotidine-5'-phosphate decarboxylase/orotate phosphoribosyltransferase has product MNFFDKLNTKISENQSLLFVALDPNPEMIPDRYQSSDLMTGLENWLQFMIAETADFVCAYKPTLGFYEALGVVGLELLIKTLASIPANIPIILDAKHGDLNTSSIFAQTVFTDWQVDAITLSPYTGQDHVAPFLVYPDQAVFILCCTSNPGAAILQQYPNSNSPLYLQVVQESKTWGTPEQLGLEVGTTNTEILKSIRSIAPERIIMARSIWAEDGNLKQILAAGLNANGDGLLIPVPQDMLASQNLSEEIQSLRTEINQFRNEFIHDASSCDVWFSDINIKDKHPHQDLILQLFDIGCIMFGEFVQASGTTFPYYIDLRKIISNPQVFNQVITAYEEILKGLTFDRLAGIPYGSLPTATGLSLKLHCPMIFPRKEVKAHGTRKVIEGNFHPGETVAVVDDILISGKSVMEGAEKLKSAGLKINDIVVFIDHEKGVKDRLKANGYCGHSVLTISEIVDTLHQTGRINDQQLLAFQEI; this is encoded by the coding sequence ATGAACTTTTTCGATAAATTAAATACGAAGATTTCCGAAAATCAAAGCTTACTATTTGTCGCACTTGATCCAAATCCTGAAATGATTCCTGACCGTTATCAATCATCTGATTTAATGACAGGTTTAGAAAATTGGTTGCAATTTATGATTGCAGAAACGGCTGATTTTGTCTGTGCTTATAAACCAACTTTGGGATTTTATGAAGCTTTAGGTGTGGTTGGTTTAGAACTTTTAATCAAAACTTTAGCCTCTATTCCTGCAAATATTCCTATTATTTTAGATGCTAAACATGGTGATTTAAATACTAGCAGCATTTTTGCTCAAACTGTATTTACAGATTGGCAAGTAGACGCTATTACTCTTAGTCCCTATACTGGTCAGGATCATGTTGCCCCATTTTTAGTTTATCCTGATCAAGCTGTGTTTATTTTGTGTTGTACTTCTAATCCTGGTGCAGCAATTTTACAGCAATATCCTAACAGTAATTCACCGCTTTATTTGCAGGTTGTACAGGAATCAAAAACCTGGGGAACTCCTGAACAATTAGGTTTAGAAGTAGGAACTACAAATACTGAAATTTTAAAATCTATACGTTCAATCGCTCCCGAAAGAATAATTATGGCGCGGAGTATTTGGGCTGAGGATGGTAATCTTAAACAAATTTTAGCAGCGGGTTTAAATGCTAACGGTGATGGTTTGTTGATTCCTGTTCCTCAAGATATGTTGGCTAGTCAAAATTTGTCCGAGGAAATTCAATCTTTACGCACAGAAATAAATCAATTCAGAAATGAATTTATCCATGATGCTTCTAGTTGTGATGTCTGGTTTTCTGATATTAATATCAAAGATAAACATCCTCACCAAGATTTAATTTTACAACTTTTTGATATTGGTTGTATTATGTTTGGTGAATTTGTACAAGCTTCAGGCACGACTTTTCCTTATTACATTGATTTGCGGAAAATAATTTCTAATCCGCAAGTTTTTAATCAGGTTATCACTGCTTATGAGGAAATTTTAAAAGGTTTGACTTTTGATAGATTAGCTGGTATTCCCTACGGTTCTTTACCTACTGCAACTGGTTTATCATTAAAGCTGCATTGTCCGATGATTTTTCCCCGTAAAGAGGTGAAAGCACATGGTACACGCAAAGTAATTGAAGGTAATTTTCATCCCGGTGAAACCGTTGCGGTAGTTGATGATATTCTCATCAGTGGTAAAAGTGTGATGGAAGGTGCAGAAAAGTTAAAATCAGCAGGATTAAAAATTAATGATATTGTGGTTTTTATTGACCATGAAAAAGGTGTAAAAGATAGGTTAAAGGCAAATGGTTATTGTGGTCATTCGGTTTTAACTATTTCAGAAATTGTGGATACTTTACACCAAACAGGAAGGATAAATGATCAGCAATTATTAGCTTTTCAGGAAATTTAG
- a CDS encoding AAA family ATPase yields the protein MNSFESIKIEGYRRLYSVKINMRPLTVMIGANGVGKTSLLEIFSLLAASAKGQLESKFSEFGGINEIITRDMAKSIKISLLKQVLDYAKLDYSLEITPRNFGYEISSEILTQIYDNPPAPLRTLKHIDSQGLEVKYFSPDNQNLLHPNLLRPTWDHNPLETSLSQVPKMYQAPENLRQELASCTFYGALNVTPKSPVRLPQSMRPATLPGANGEDLVSCLYYLRETDPERFEIIEDTLTAAFPDFERLSFPPVAAGTITMTWKDKNFSRPLYMHQLSEGTLRFIWLITLLLSPGLTAVTLIDEPEVSLHPELLRLLADVMREASQKTQLIVATHSDRLIRFLKPEEVIICDTEDGLTTMKWGDSFDLEHWLEDYTLDQIWAMNLIGGRP from the coding sequence ATGAACTCCTTTGAAAGTATAAAAATTGAAGGATACCGACGCTTATACAGCGTCAAAATTAATATGCGCCCTTTAACGGTGATGATAGGTGCTAATGGTGTGGGTAAAACTTCCCTTTTAGAGATATTTTCGCTTTTAGCTGCTTCTGCAAAAGGTCAATTGGAATCTAAATTTTCAGAATTTGGAGGAATTAATGAAATAATAACTCGTGACATGGCAAAGAGTATAAAAATTTCTTTGTTAAAGCAAGTATTAGATTATGCAAAACTAGACTATAGCCTGGAAATTACTCCTAGAAACTTCGGATATGAAATTTCTTCGGAAATACTTACTCAAATATATGATAATCCTCCAGCACCATTAAGAACTCTTAAACATATTGATTCACAGGGTTTAGAAGTTAAATATTTTAGTCCAGATAATCAAAATTTATTACATCCTAATTTATTGCGTCCAACTTGGGATCATAATCCCTTAGAAACCTCTCTTTCCCAAGTTCCTAAAATGTATCAAGCACCGGAAAATCTGCGTCAAGAATTAGCTTCCTGTACATTTTATGGTGCATTGAATGTTACTCCTAAAAGTCCCGTGCGTTTACCTCAATCAATGCGTCCTGCAACATTACCTGGTGCTAATGGAGAGGATTTAGTTTCATGTCTTTATTATCTTCGAGAAACTGACCCAGAAAGATTTGAAATTATTGAAGATACACTAACTGCGGCTTTTCCAGATTTTGAAAGATTGAGTTTTCCTCCCGTAGCAGCAGGAACTATTACAATGACTTGGAAAGATAAAAATTTTTCCCGTCCTTTGTATATGCACCAACTCTCAGAAGGAACTTTGCGGTTTATTTGGTTAATTACATTGTTGTTAAGTCCTGGGTTAACTGCGGTTACTCTGATTGATGAACCAGAAGTTAGTTTACACCCAGAATTATTAAGATTACTTGCTGATGTGATGCGCGAAGCTTCACAAAAAACTCAGCTAATTGTTGCCACTCATTCCGATAGATTAATTAGATTTTTGAAACCTGAAGAAGTGATAATTTGTGATACTGAAGATGGTTTAACTACTATGAAATGGGGTGATTCTTTTGATTTAGAACATTGGTTAGAAGATTATACTTTAGATCAAATTTGGGCGATGAATTTAATAGGTGGTCGTCCATGA
- a CDS encoding DUF4276 family protein, protein MKIAILVEGATETAFKPVLLNFLKLRLEQMPKLKFITHDGRIPKGDKLKRIVENLLVKDDFDTVIALTDVYTGTNDFQDGVDAKAKMREWVGNNPNFYPHVAQYDFEAWLLPYWSTIQKLAKSNKSAPAGLPEKVNHGNPPSYRIKEIFETGKCQRSYNKIRDGARILKDQDLILSVNQCPELKAFINTILELIQREQEATLNRKNSYLKT, encoded by the coding sequence ATGAAGATAGCGATTTTAGTTGAGGGTGCAACGGAAACAGCTTTTAAGCCAGTTTTATTAAATTTTCTCAAATTGCGTTTAGAACAAATGCCCAAACTCAAGTTTATTACCCATGATGGACGTATTCCTAAAGGAGATAAATTAAAGCGCATTGTAGAAAATTTGTTGGTTAAAGATGATTTTGATACGGTAATTGCTTTGACTGATGTTTATACAGGAACAAATGATTTTCAAGATGGGGTAGATGCTAAAGCGAAAATGCGAGAATGGGTAGGGAATAATCCTAACTTTTATCCCCATGTAGCGCAATATGATTTTGAAGCTTGGTTATTACCTTATTGGTCAACAATTCAGAAATTAGCAAAATCTAATAAGTCAGCACCAGCAGGTTTACCGGAAAAGGTGAATCATGGAAATCCACCATCTTATAGAATTAAAGAAATATTTGAAACTGGTAAATGTCAACGTAGTTATAATAAAATTCGTGATGGTGCGAGAATTTTGAAAGATCAAGATTTAATACTGTCTGTTAATCAATGTCCTGAATTAAAGGCATTTATTAATACTATTCTTGAGTTAATTCAGAGGGAACAGGAAGCAACTCTTAACAGAAAAAACTCATATTTAAAAACATGA
- a CDS encoding J domain-containing protein — protein sequence MVDSNHYETLKVNSKASQAEIKQAYRRLVKLFHPDTHQKTANHEQIILINEAYEILGDTQNRQHYDQKLRHNSQKSSIPRPKRNSEQKPYQTTRPTGRDADEQIEEWLRRVYKPVNRILCTILSSLEEQLEELAADPFDDQLLDEFQDYLESCREDLKEAQIRFRSLPNPANFAAAAAHIYYCLSQVAEGIEELAYFPLSYDDRYLHTGQELFRIAKRLQREAQESVSK from the coding sequence ATGGTCGATTCTAACCACTACGAAACCCTCAAAGTTAATTCCAAAGCCAGCCAAGCAGAGATTAAACAAGCTTATCGTCGCTTGGTTAAGCTTTTCCATCCTGATACTCATCAGAAGACAGCAAATCACGAGCAAATTATTCTGATTAATGAGGCTTATGAGATTTTAGGTGACACTCAAAATCGCCAGCACTACGACCAAAAACTGCGGCATAATTCCCAAAAATCAAGCATTCCCAGACCAAAGCGCAATTCTGAGCAAAAACCTTACCAAACAACCAGGCCAACCGGAAGAGATGCTGATGAACAAATCGAAGAATGGTTGCGCCGAGTTTATAAACCAGTCAATCGGATACTTTGCACCATTCTCAGTTCTCTAGAAGAACAACTTGAGGAATTAGCCGCAGATCCTTTTGATGATCAATTGTTAGACGAATTTCAGGATTATTTAGAATCCTGTCGAGAAGACCTCAAAGAAGCTCAAATTAGGTTTCGTTCTTTGCCAAATCCTGCTAATTTCGCAGCAGCAGCAGCGCACATCTATTACTGTTTGAGTCAAGTTGCAGAGGGAATAGAAGAGTTGGCGTATTTTCCTTTAAGCTACGATGATCGCTATTTACACACAGGTCAAGAATTATTTAGGATAGCTAAAAGATTGCAACGTGAAGCTCAAGAATCAGTTAGTAAATGA
- the ggt gene encoding gamma-glutamyltransferase — protein sequence MPSITKTKNLIISFISLTAILTTQAVSATITVPLKSKKGMVTSANPLASEAGLSILKKGGNAVDAAVATTFAISVVEPFSAGIGGGGFLLFHSQKTGEIKALDFRERAPIKATRNMYLDAKGKVRPNVSTDGYLAVATPGTVAGMYEVHRRYGKLPWNEVVKPAISLAKNGFIISDRLSWRSLSAFQERKQEILQNPEAKKIFIHNGEYYQPWEKLIQSDLAKTLETISQNPQSFYTGKIAQTIADDMAKNGGLITLQDLKSYKAIWRNPICGNFRQAKICSMPPPSSGGVHLLEMLNIIGDTDLKSLGWHHPDVIHLMVESMKIAYSDRAKYLGDPDFVKVPVSELISKNYAQKRRQEINMKMATPSTEIKPEIKTLKNHESTETSHLNVVDADRNAVSLTFTINLGFGAGIVTPGTGIVLNNEMDDFAAAPGVPNTFGLIGNEANSIAPRKTPLSSMTPTIVTENNRLRLAVGSPGGSTIITQVLQIILNVLEYKMDVGAAVSVPRIHHQWLPDELRVEAWGLDALTLQDLRRRGHKIQETAPWGNANAIAVTENDTLEGAADPRGEGLPKGY from the coding sequence ATGCCCTCCATCACCAAAACCAAAAACCTCATCATCTCCTTCATCTCCCTCACTGCTATCCTCACCACCCAAGCAGTATCAGCCACCATCACCGTACCTTTAAAAAGCAAAAAAGGCATGGTGACATCCGCCAATCCCCTAGCAAGTGAAGCCGGACTTTCAATATTAAAAAAAGGCGGAAATGCGGTAGATGCAGCAGTAGCTACAACCTTTGCAATTTCCGTAGTTGAACCTTTTTCTGCTGGTATTGGTGGCGGTGGTTTCTTATTATTTCATTCACAAAAAACTGGGGAAATTAAAGCTTTAGATTTTCGGGAACGCGCACCGATTAAAGCAACCAGAAATATGTATTTAGATGCAAAAGGAAAAGTGCGTCCCAATGTGAGTACAGATGGTTATTTAGCAGTAGCAACACCGGGAACTGTAGCAGGAATGTATGAAGTACATCGTCGTTATGGAAAGTTACCTTGGAATGAAGTTGTTAAACCTGCAATTTCCCTTGCTAAAAATGGTTTTATCATCAGTGATAGACTTTCTTGGCGTTCTCTATCAGCTTTTCAAGAACGCAAACAAGAAATCCTGCAAAACCCAGAAGCAAAAAAAATCTTCATTCATAATGGTGAATATTATCAACCATGGGAAAAATTAATTCAAAGTGATTTAGCGAAAACATTAGAAACTATTTCCCAAAATCCTCAAAGTTTTTACACTGGGAAAATTGCTCAAACTATCGCTGATGATATGGCGAAAAATGGCGGTTTAATTACTCTCCAAGATTTAAAATCATACAAAGCAATTTGGCGAAATCCTATTTGTGGAAACTTCCGTCAAGCTAAAATTTGTTCTATGCCACCACCATCATCAGGCGGTGTTCATTTATTAGAAATGTTGAATATTATCGGTGACACAGACTTAAAATCATTAGGATGGCATCACCCAGATGTGATCCATTTAATGGTAGAATCCATGAAAATTGCTTACAGTGATCGCGCCAAATATTTGGGTGATCCTGATTTTGTGAAAGTTCCAGTTTCTGAACTTATTAGCAAAAATTACGCCCAAAAACGTCGCCAAGAAATTAACATGAAAATGGCGACACCATCAACAGAAATAAAACCAGAAATCAAAACATTAAAAAATCACGAATCAACAGAAACAAGTCATTTAAACGTAGTTGACGCAGACAGAAACGCCGTGAGTTTAACCTTCACCATTAACTTAGGTTTTGGTGCAGGAATAGTCACACCGGGAACAGGAATAGTTTTAAATAACGAAATGGATGATTTTGCAGCCGCACCAGGAGTACCAAACACCTTTGGGTTAATTGGTAACGAAGCTAACAGCATTGCCCCCCGGAAAACACCCCTATCCAGTATGACACCCACCATCGTTACCGAAAACAACCGCTTGCGTTTAGCCGTCGGTTCTCCCGGTGGTAGCACTATTATCACCCAAGTATTACAAATCATCTTGAATGTTTTGGAATACAAAATGGATGTTGGTGCAGCCGTTTCTGTCCCACGCATACATCACCAGTGGCTACCCGATGAGTTGCGAGTGGAAGCATGGGGTTTAGATGCGTTAACCTTGCAAGACTTACGCCGTCGCGGACACAAAATCCAAGAAACCGCACCTTGGGGAAATGCAAATGCTATAGCCGTTACAGAAAATGATACCTTAGAAGGAGCAGCAGATCCCCGTGGTGAAGGTTTACCCAAAGGTTATTAA
- a CDS encoding aspartate kinase, whose translation MALIVQKYGGSSVGSVERIQAVAQRVDKTVKAGNSVIVVVSAMGKTTDGLVKLANGISKNPNRREMDMLLSTGEQVTIALLSMALQEIGQAAISMTGAQVGIVTEAEHTRARILHIETERLMRQINAGKVVVVAGFQGISSTEELEITTLGRGGSDTSAVALAAAIGADFCEIYTDVPGILTTDPRLVPEAQLMTEITCDEMLELASLGAKVLHPRAVEIARNYGVPLVVRSSWTEQPGTWVTTPHTPGRSLVNLELARPVDAVEFDSDQAKVSLLRVPDKPGVAARLFGEISRQNVDVDLIIQSIHEGNSNDIAFTVNTPILKRAEAVAAAIAPALRNQPNSDEAEVIVEKDTAKVSIAGAGMIGRPGVAAKMFATLAEAGVNIQMISTSEVKVSCLVDAVDCDRAIVALCQGFEITASSTSLTPPAANSPAVRGVALDMNQARLAIRQLPDIPGMAGRLFGLLAEHNISIDMIIQSQRCRVVDGIPRRDIAFTVARLDAENAKAKLQQVAAEMGWGEVVLDSAIAKVSIVGSGMVGQPGIAAKMFEALAEHKINIQMIATSEIKISCVVEQEQGVKALQVIHTAFDLAGSEKFVVPV comes from the coding sequence ATGGCGCTCATAGTTCAGAAATACGGTGGTTCATCTGTCGGTTCAGTCGAACGTATTCAAGCTGTTGCACAACGAGTTGACAAAACTGTAAAAGCAGGAAACTCGGTAATAGTAGTGGTTTCAGCGATGGGGAAAACCACCGACGGACTAGTTAAACTTGCCAATGGCATCTCTAAAAATCCTAACCGTCGAGAAATGGATATGCTGCTTTCCACTGGGGAGCAAGTTACCATTGCTTTACTAAGTATGGCTTTGCAGGAAATCGGACAAGCAGCAATTTCTATGACTGGCGCTCAGGTAGGAATTGTTACCGAAGCAGAACATACTCGCGCTCGGATTTTACATATTGAAACTGAACGCTTGATGCGGCAAATCAATGCAGGTAAAGTGGTGGTCGTTGCTGGATTTCAAGGCATCAGCAGCACAGAAGAATTAGAAATTACTACTTTGGGACGTGGCGGTTCTGACACTTCCGCAGTGGCTTTGGCAGCAGCAATTGGAGCGGATTTTTGTGAAATTTATACCGATGTTCCAGGGATTTTAACTACAGATCCGCGTCTTGTCCCGGAAGCTCAGTTGATGACAGAAATCACCTGTGATGAAATGCTGGAATTGGCAAGTTTAGGGGCAAAAGTGCTGCATCCTCGCGCTGTGGAAATTGCTCGGAATTATGGTGTGCCTTTGGTGGTACGCTCAAGTTGGACAGAGCAGCCAGGAACTTGGGTAACAACGCCTCATACTCCAGGCAGATCGCTTGTCAATTTAGAATTAGCTCGTCCTGTTGATGCTGTAGAATTTGATAGCGACCAAGCAAAGGTATCTTTGTTGCGTGTCCCCGATAAACCTGGTGTCGCAGCACGGTTATTTGGAGAAATTTCTCGACAAAATGTAGACGTTGACTTGATTATTCAGTCAATTCATGAAGGTAATAGTAATGATATTGCTTTTACTGTAAATACACCAATATTAAAAAGAGCAGAAGCCGTAGCCGCCGCCATAGCACCAGCCTTAAGAAATCAACCGAACTCTGACGAAGCTGAGGTAATAGTAGAAAAAGATACGGCAAAAGTGAGTATTGCAGGTGCAGGAATGATTGGTCGTCCTGGGGTTGCAGCTAAAATGTTCGCTACCTTAGCTGAAGCGGGGGTGAATATTCAGATGATTTCTACCAGTGAAGTGAAAGTTAGTTGTTTGGTAGATGCGGTTGATTGCGATCGCGCAATTGTAGCACTTTGTCAAGGTTTTGAAATCACTGCTTCTTCTACTTCCCTGACTCCCCCTGCTGCCAATTCTCCCGCAGTACGTGGTGTCGCTTTAGATATGAATCAAGCGCGTCTAGCTATTCGCCAATTACCAGATATTCCCGGCATGGCAGGGCGGTTATTTGGGCTACTGGCAGAGCATAACATCAGTATTGATATGATTATTCAATCTCAGCGTTGTCGAGTGGTTGATGGCATTCCTCGGCGGGATATAGCCTTTACTGTGGCTAGGTTGGATGCAGAAAACGCCAAAGCTAAATTACAACAAGTGGCGGCTGAAATGGGATGGGGTGAAGTAGTCTTAGATAGTGCGATCGCTAAAGTTAGTATCGTCGGTTCTGGTATGGTAGGACAACCAGGTATTGCCGCCAAAATGTTTGAGGCTTTAGCAGAACACAAAATCAATATTCAAATGATTGCGACATCAGAGATTAAAATTAGCTGTGTTGTGGAACAAGAACAAGGTGTGAAAGCTTTGCAAGTCATTCACACTGCTTTTGATTTAGCTGGAAGTGAGAAATTTGTAGTTCCAGTTTAA
- a CDS encoding molybdopterin-dependent oxidoreductase yields MNHANNKDLIHLVKPELSRRKFLQLSGISSLGLLLGGCGTPALEDLVGKLSEPLNQKVEELIFQPQKFVPEFAASEIQPEALIINSFRNTPIIDLDKFRLIIDGEVNNPLRLSMEQIQTLPLSSMIIRHVCVEGWAAIVQWGGIRLRDIITLAQPQANVKYAFFESADGYYESWDLASATHPQTLLAYQKNGEKLPIENGAPLRLASPIKLGYKQSKWVTRITLTSHLSAFKGYWEDQGYEWFAGL; encoded by the coding sequence ATGAATCATGCAAATAATAAAGATTTAATTCATCTAGTTAAACCTGAATTATCACGCCGGAAATTTTTACAACTATCAGGGATTTCTAGTCTGGGTTTATTGCTTGGTGGTTGTGGTACACCAGCACTGGAAGATTTGGTAGGTAAACTTTCAGAACCTCTCAATCAAAAGGTGGAAGAATTAATTTTTCAACCGCAAAAATTTGTACCAGAATTTGCTGCTAGTGAAATTCAACCAGAAGCTTTAATAATTAATAGTTTTCGCAATACACCAATTATTGACTTAGACAAATTTCGTTTAATTATTGATGGTGAAGTAAATAATCCCCTGAGACTGAGTATGGAACAAATTCAGACTTTACCGTTAAGTTCTATGATTATTCGTCATGTTTGTGTTGAAGGTTGGGCAGCAATTGTACAATGGGGAGGGATACGCCTACGTGATATCATTACCTTAGCTCAACCGCAAGCCAATGTTAAATATGCTTTTTTTGAATCAGCCGATGGTTATTATGAAAGTTGGGATTTAGCTTCAGCTACCCATCCGCAAACTTTGTTAGCATATCAAAAAAATGGTGAAAAATTGCCGATTGAAAATGGTGCGCCTTTGCGTCTAGCTTCTCCAATCAAACTAGGTTATAAACAAAGTAAATGGGTAACTAGAATTACTTTAACTAGCCATTTATCAGCTTTTAAAGGTTATTGGGAAGATCAGGGTTATGAATGGTTTGCCGGATTGTAA
- a CDS encoding cytochrome b/b6 domain-containing protein — protein sequence MNYPAKSQKLPTQARGAKIFHSINIISLFLMLTSGLQIYNANPVFGGRAGLQIPPIFTLGAWLAGGRHWHFAAMWLFSLNFLGYGIYIFVTRRWRHRFVGNNDIKALQKTQNTQRLTYAWHRIIYTAIIPVLFLAILTGIGMYKPAQFSWIVNIFGDWQALRIVHFLSVPLVTIFVVIHWRLGQKSGGNKLTESMFW from the coding sequence ATGAATTATCCTGCTAAATCACAGAAGTTACCCACCCAAGCCAGAGGTGCTAAGATATTTCACTCTATCAATATCATTAGCCTGTTTTTGATGCTTACCAGTGGATTGCAAATTTACAATGCTAACCCTGTTTTTGGCGGCCGTGCTGGTTTACAGATTCCCCCCATTTTCACTTTAGGCGCTTGGTTAGCAGGTGGTAGACACTGGCATTTTGCGGCTATGTGGTTATTTTCTCTCAATTTTTTAGGATATGGAATTTATATTTTCGTGACCCGACGTTGGCGACATAGATTTGTGGGCAATAATGATATTAAAGCCTTACAAAAAACTCAAAATACTCAACGTTTAACTTATGCTTGGCATCGAATTATTTACACAGCCATTATTCCCGTATTATTCTTGGCAATATTAACAGGAATTGGAATGTACAAACCTGCTCAATTTTCTTGGATAGTTAATATTTTTGGTGATTGGCAAGCATTAAGAATTGTGCATTTTCTCTCTGTTCCATTGGTAACAATCTTTGTAGTTATTCATTGGCGTTTAGGACAAAAATCTGGAGGTAATAAATTAACAGAATCTATGTTTTGGTAA